CCGATGGAATCCACCGCCGGCGGCGGCACTCAAACATGTCGGACTTAAATAATAAAACACTTTATATAAAGGCTCTATATTTATGAATAATAACGTATATGATGCCATTGTTGTTGGCTCTGGCATCAGCGGCGGCTGGGCCGCCAAGGAACTCACCGAGAAAGGCCTGAAAGTGCTGCTGCTAGAGCGCGGCAAGAACGTCGAGCACGTCACGGACTACAAGAACGCCACCAAGGCGCCGTGGGATTACCCCCACCGCGGCGGCCGAACCTGGGCCCAGGAGCAGCTGTATCCCAAGCTCAAACGCGACTACCCGCTGAACGAAAAGAACCTGGACTGGTGGGTGAAAGACTGGGAATCGCCGTACACCGAGTCCCGTCGCTTCGACTGGTTCCGCGGCTACCACCTGGGCGGTCGCTCGCTGATGTGGGGCCGGCACAGCTACCGGCTCAGCGATTACGATTTCGAGGCCAACGCCCGCGACGGCATCGCCGTCGACTGGCCGATCCGCTACGCCGACCTGGAACCCTGGTACGCCCACGTGGAAAAACACGCCGGCATCCAGGGCTCGTACGAAAACCTGCCACAGCTGCCGGACAGCGTGTTCCAGCCGGCCATGCCGCTGAACTGCGTCGAGGAAAAAGCCGCCAGCAACCTGGCCGGCGCGTTCGGCGGCAAGCGCAAGATCATCCCCGCGCGCACCGCCAACCTGACCCAGGCCCTGCCCGGGCGCGCGCCCTGCCAGTTCCGCAACGCCTGCTGGCTGGGCTGCCCCTATGGCGCCTATTTCAGCACCCAGTCGTCCACGCTGCCGGCCGCCGTGGCCACAGGCAACCTGACCCTGCTGACCTGGCAGATCGTCAACGAGATCACCTACGACCGTGACACGAAACGCGCCACGGGCGTGCGCGCCCTGGACGCGGTCACGGGCGAGACCATCGACTTCAAGGCCCGCATCGTGTTTGTCTGCGCCTCGGCCGTGAACAGCACCTGGCTGCTGATGCGCTCCGCCACCGACGTCTGGCCGGATGGCCTGGGCAGCAGCAGCGGCGAACTGGGCCACAACCTGATGGACCACCACCTGCGCGTGGGTGCCAGCGGCCGCATGGACGGCTTCGACGACAAGGACCTGTTCGGCCGCCGCCCGGGCGGCTTCTACGTGCCCCGCTACCGCAACCTGTTCGGCGACAAGCGCGACTACCTGCGTGGTTTCGGCTACCAGGGCAGCGCCAGCCGCCAGGGCTGGCAGCGCGGCATCCGCGAACTGGGCGTCGGCGCCGAGTTCAAGGACGCGCTGGTGCAGCCGGGCGAGTGGCGCATCGGCTCCAGCGGCTTCGGCGAGATCCTGCCCGACCACTCCAACCGTGTCAGCCTGAACCATGGCGTGGTCGACAAGTGGGGCTTCCCGGTCATCAACTTCGACGCCGCCATGGGCGAGAACGAACTGGCCATGCGCAAGGACATGGCCAATGATTTCGCCGAGATCCTGGAAGCGGCCGGCGCGAAAGACGTACACACCTACGACAACGAGTTCCACCCCGGCGCCGGCATCCACGAAATGGGCACCGCGCGCATGGGCCGCGACCCTAAGTCCTCGGTGCTGAACGAATGGAACCAGGTCTGGGACGCGCCCAACGTGTTCGTCACCGACGGCGCCTGCATGACTTCCGCCGGCTGCCAGAACCCGTCGCTGACCTACATGGCCCTGACCGCCCGCGCCGCCGACCACGCCGTGGCCGAGCTCAAGCGCAACAACCTCTGACCGGGACCAACGAATACCAATGAGCAACCCAAAAACCAACCACGACAAAGCGACCACCCCGTCTCGCGTCACGCGTAACGCGTCACGCCTCACCCGCCGCGAAGCCCTGCGCGCCGTATCACTGGCCCTGGGCGGCACCCTGGTCGGCGGCAGCAGCCTGCTGGCCAGTGTCGCCGGCTACGCCGACGGAGAGGAACCCGCCATCGCGAAAGGCAAGCCGTTCACGGCCGCTGAAACCGCCCTGCTCGACGAGGTCGCCGAAACCATCCTGCCACGCACCGACACCCCCGGCGCCAAGGATGCCAACGTCGGCGCCTTCATCGCATTCATGGTCGCCGACGCCTATTCCCCCACCGACCGCGCCCTGTTCCGCAACGGCATGCTCGCGCTGCAACAGGCCAGCCAGGCGGACTACGGCAGTGACTTCGAAGCCCTGGACGCCGCCGACCGCACCGCCCTGCTGAACCGTTTCGACAAGGAACAGCAGCAGCACGGCTGGAACAAGGGCAAGGACGCGCCCCATCACTGGTTCCGGATGATGAAGGAACTGACCCTGCTGGGCTTCTTCACTTCAGAAGTGGGCATGACCCAGGCGCTGCGCTACGTGGAAGCGCCGGGCCGCTATGACCCCTGTGCGCCGTATGAGCAAGGCGACCCGGCCTGGGCGGATCACGCCTGAGTAGTGAGTAGTGAGTAGTGAGTAGTGAGTAGTGAGTAGTGAGTAGTGAGTAGTGAGTAGTGAGTAGTGAGTAGTGAGTAGTGAGTAGTGAGCAAGATGGTGCGCCCTTTCATGGAGGTGCTTCTACTTCTTACCACTCACTACTCACTACTCACCCGTCACCCCTAACGCGTCACCCCTCGCAAGCTTCAGGGTCGTCTTTCACGAAGTACGAGCGATAAGCCGGATCGTTCTCGTCCATGCAACCCACCAGTACCAGCACCTCGATGTTGCGGAACTGAACCGGGGCGCTCTCGCTTTGCAGTGAGACATAGCCCTCGCCCAGCGGCGAGCCTTCCGGTTTCAGCCTGGGGGCGTCATTGGCGGCCACGCCACCTTCGGTGACGATATAGGTGTACTCCATCACGCTCTTGCCGTTGATGTAGTGGACGATGCGCTCGCTGCCCAGCACCAGGGCCTCGGCCCTGACCCACTGGTCGCCGTCGAAGGTGGGCGACGACGAGGTGATGCAGTGGTCCGTGGTGAAGTTGCCGTTGATGGTCACGTGGGTGCCGGGGGTACACAGGTTGCCAGTGGCCCGGTCCGTGCCGTCGCCGCGGCCGCCCAGGAACTGGAACTCGGCGGAAATCGGGAAGTCCTGCTCGACCGACATCGACTCGGGTGCCTGTGAGTGCAGCATGGCGCCGCTATTGCGCCAGGCCCAGTCCGCGCCGCCGGGCGCCTGGTCGCCGTAGAAACGGTATTCGAACCGCAAGCGATAGTAGGAGAAGGGCTGCTCGTAAAAGATGTGGCCGAAGCGGTCCTCAAACTGCTCGTAACCGTCGTAGGCCACGGTCAGCGCGCCGTCTTCCACCCGGAAGGTTTCCGCAAAGTTCACACCCGGCTCGAAGGTGCGGATCTTTGGCGTCCAGCCGTCCAGGTTCTCGCCGTTGAAGATGCTGACCCAGTCCTCATCGGTCGCGGCGCCCGTGTCTCCTGCCAGGGCGCCGGTGGCGCATGTCGCGGTGGCCAATGTGGCGGCCAGCAGGCCGCGGCGCAGGATGACAGTCGTTGCGTGAATCATAAGGCAATTCGTTGTTGTTGTGAGCTGCCCCATTCTGTCCCCATGCGGCCGTGCTGACAATCGCGCCGCCGGTGCTCAGCTGCCGTAGCCCTTCGGATTCGCTCGGTGCCAACACCAGGCCGAGGCGATCGTCTCGGCGATATCCAGGTGCTTCGCGCGCCAGCCCAGGATCGACTCGGCAGTGCTGGGGTCGGCCACCAGCTCGGGCGGGTCGCCTTCGCGGCGCTCGACCTCGATCACCGGCAGCGCGTGCCCGGTCACCTGCCGGCAGGCGTCGATAATCCCCTTCACCGACACGCCAACACCGGTGCCCAGGTTCAGCTTCAACACCGGCTCGTCCGCCAGCTTTTCCAGTGCGGCCAGGTGCGCCTCGGCCAGGTCGGTCACATGAATGTAATCGCGGATGCAGGTGCCGTCCGGCGTCGGGTAATCAGTACCGAAAATCGACAGGTGCTCGCGCTGGCCCAGCGCCACCTGCAATGCGATCGGGATCAAATGCGTTTCCGGCTGGTGGTCCTCGCCGATATCCCCCTCGGCGGCAGCGCCGCTGGCATTGAAATAGCGCAACGCCGCGAACCGCAGGCCGTAGGCGTGCGCGTAGTCATCCAGCGCCCGCTCGATCGCCAGCTTGGTGAAGCCGTACGGGTTGATCGGCGTCTGCGGCTCGGACTCGGTGATCGGCACCACGCCGGGCTCGCCGTAGGTCGCGCAGGTGCTGGAGAACACGATGCGGTCCACCCCCACCGCGCGCATGGCGTCCAGGATCGACAGCGTGCCGACAATGTTGTTGCGGTAATAGGCCGCCGGGTCTGTGACGGACTCGCCGACATAGGTGAACGCGGCAAAATGCATGACGGCTTCAATACCATGCTCGCGCAGGGTCTGCTCCAGCAGCGGCTGGTCGAGGATATCGCCCTCGACGACCGGCACGCCGCGCACCGCGCCCCGGTGGCCGTAGCAGAAATTGTCGTAGACCAGCACGTCGTGGCCGGCGCCCACCAGGTGGCGGACGGCGTGAGAACCGACGTAGCCGGCGCCGCCAATGACCAGGATCTTCATCTCAGGCTTGCACTCGCAGTGAAATCGAGGCCGCATAGGTTAGCGCATTCGGGCTATCGCATCTGCCCCGGCCCGTGTCGATGGCGGCCCACCAGCCGCTATACTGGAAGACAGGTTATTCATGATGCCAGGGAGGTCATCTGATGCGCGCCACGTCACTCGCTGCCCTTACCGCTGCCCTGTCCTGCGGCCTGGTCACCCCGGCCCATGCCTCTGGCGCGCCGCCACCCAGTAATGGCCTGGCCGGCCCCGCGGATGCCGTCTTCCGCCAGGGCATGTGGTGGAACCCCGAGCGAGCCGGCAACGGCTGGGACATCAACCGTGTCGGCGATCGGGTGTTCGTGGTCTGGTATACCTATGACGAGGCGGGCAACCCCACCTGGTACACCAGCACGGGCGAACTGGACGGCGAACGATTCCAGGGTGAATTGCTGAGCCACAGCTGGGTGAATAACGCGGCCGGGCCGTACACGGTTGCCGGTTCGCTGGACATCACCTTCCCCTCTGCGCAGGTCGCGAACGTCAACTGGCAGCTGGGCGAGCACAGCGGCGAACGCGTGCTGCAGCCGTTTATCTTCGCGACCGAGCCGGTCATGTCCGACTACAGCGGCATCTGGTATGACACCGCCGAGGCCGGCTACGGGCTCACGGTGCAGACCCAGGGCGACACCACCTTTACCGTGCTCTATCACTACGACGCGGAGGGCCGCCCGACCTGGACCACGGGTACCGACCCGGCCTCCGGTGACAGCGCCGCCGACAATATCGTGCTGTCGAACAGCACCGGCCAGTGCGCCTGGTGCGAGAACCGGCCGCATGAAAGCACCACGGTCGGCACCGCCGCACTGCAGTTCGAGACCGAGTCCAACATGCGCGTGAGCCTGCAGTTCGACGGCGGCGACTGGAACCGCCAGGATGTCGGTCACATCATGCTTTCTGACCCGCCATCCGGACGGCCGCACCCCGCGGCGATGGCGCCACTGGCCTCCAGCGAGGCGCTGCGCTTCTATTTCAGTTCGTCGTACCGGGAAACCCAGGGCTACAGCCTGCCGATCATCTGCGCTGGTCCCATCGTCAGCCCCGGGCCGCCGCCTGAAGCCGGCTTCGACGGCGGGCCCCTGTCCGAAACCAATGTCCAGGAACAGGGCGTAGACGAGGCCGATGTCGTCAAGGCCACCTGGGAGCGCCTGTACTCGATCGACCAGCCCGGACGGGCCGCTCTCGAAACCGTGACCGATGGCGAGGAAGAGCACGACCTCTTTATCCAGACCATCTCCCGTTACCGGACGTCGCCAGAACTCGGCGACCCGGTGCTCGACGGCCAGTACAAGGTCACCTACCCGCCCCGGCGCTATCCCATCCACAGCCTTCGAGGCGAAGGCCTGTACCACCACGTCGACGCCGATGACCAGTCACGACTGGTCTATGTCGGCTCACAGGTCGAAGGCCATTGCTACGGCTATGCGCATGGCAAGGCCCGCATCGTCGCCTGGGACACCGGCGATGACGCCGACGCAGACGCCGCGCACGCGCTGGATATCGACGGTGAGATCATCACCACCCGGGTCATCGGCGACACCCTGTACGCGATGATCCGCTACCGGCCCGATTTCCATGACATCGCCAGGCGCGTGCTGCCGCCCGAGGACATCAAGGACGACTACACCGAAGAAGAATTCGAGACCGTCATTGAGGCCCTGACCGGTGATGACCTGCTGCCACGCGCCAAATATGCCGACGGCAGCACAAGGCCACTGCTGGCCGCTGCCGATATCCTGGTGCCGCCCGTACCGGCCACACGCCTGGACAGCCAGCTGACCGTGTTCAGCGCCTTTGACCTGCGCGACCTGGATGCCCCACCTGTCAGTATGGCCATCATGGGTCATATGGGTGGACTGTATGCCAGCACGTCGGCCGCCTGGCTGGCCGGCACGCGCTGGGTCTACGGCGTGGGCACGGACGGTCACCTGTTCCGTACCGGCGAGCAGGACACCGAACTGCACCGTTTCGCGATCACCGACAAGGGCTTCAGCTACTCGGGCTCGGGCAGCATCGAGGGCCACCTGGGCAGCGACCCGGGCAAGCTGTCGTTCCGGCTCAGCGAGCACAACGGTGTGCTGCGTGTACTCAGCCAGTCCGGGTGGGGCGACAGTGGGCGCTGGGGTGAATTTGGCGAGCACCGCCTGAGCATCGTCGACACCCAGGCCGGCGACGACCTTCTGCTGGCCACCCGCGCTGTTCTTCCGAACGAACAACGCCCCGCGCGCATCGGCAAGCCGGGCGAGCAGGTGTATTCGGTTCGCTATTTCGGTGATCGCGGCTATGCCGTCACCTATCGCATGATCGACCCGCTGTACGCGCTGGACCTGTCCGACCCCGACGACCCGTACATCCTGGGCGACCTCGAGATTCCCGGTTACTCGGACTACCTGCACCCCGTCAGCGCCGAACTGTTGCTGGGCGTGGGCATGAACGCGTCCGTGCATGTCGATTCATACGGCAATGAGCAGGCGCTGATCCAGGGCGTCCAGGTGGGCTTGTTTGATGTCAGCGATACCGGCGCGCCGGCGCTGCTGGACCAGGAGGAAATCGGCTATCGCGGCAGCAGCACGCCGGTGTCCGAGGCCCACCACGCGTTCACGTGGTTGCCAGCCGACAACGATACGGACCGGGCCGCCCGGTTCGTGCTGCCGGTCGCCATCCACGGCCCGGAAGACGGGCAGCTGGACGACGACCCCTGGCACCGCTACCCCTGGCTGGGTACCGGCGCGTTGATGTACGAGATCGCCGGTGGCCAGGGCGTGCCGTGGCTGCGGCGGGTAGG
The sequence above is drawn from the Marinihelvus fidelis genome and encodes:
- a CDS encoding GMC family oxidoreductase, encoding MNNNVYDAIVVGSGISGGWAAKELTEKGLKVLLLERGKNVEHVTDYKNATKAPWDYPHRGGRTWAQEQLYPKLKRDYPLNEKNLDWWVKDWESPYTESRRFDWFRGYHLGGRSLMWGRHSYRLSDYDFEANARDGIAVDWPIRYADLEPWYAHVEKHAGIQGSYENLPQLPDSVFQPAMPLNCVEEKAASNLAGAFGGKRKIIPARTANLTQALPGRAPCQFRNACWLGCPYGAYFSTQSSTLPAAVATGNLTLLTWQIVNEITYDRDTKRATGVRALDAVTGETIDFKARIVFVCASAVNSTWLLMRSATDVWPDGLGSSSGELGHNLMDHHLRVGASGRMDGFDDKDLFGRRPGGFYVPRYRNLFGDKRDYLRGFGYQGSASRQGWQRGIRELGVGAEFKDALVQPGEWRIGSSGFGEILPDHSNRVSLNHGVVDKWGFPVINFDAAMGENELAMRKDMANDFAEILEAAGAKDVHTYDNEFHPGAGIHEMGTARMGRDPKSSVLNEWNQVWDAPNVFVTDGACMTSAGCQNPSLTYMALTARAADHAVAELKRNNL
- a CDS encoding 3-keto-disaccharide hydrolase, translating into MIHATTVILRRGLLAATLATATCATGALAGDTGAATDEDWVSIFNGENLDGWTPKIRTFEPGVNFAETFRVEDGALTVAYDGYEQFEDRFGHIFYEQPFSYYRLRFEYRFYGDQAPGGADWAWRNSGAMLHSQAPESMSVEQDFPISAEFQFLGGRGDGTDRATGNLCTPGTHVTINGNFTTDHCITSSSPTFDGDQWVRAEALVLGSERIVHYINGKSVMEYTYIVTEGGVAANDAPRLKPEGSPLGEGYVSLQSESAPVQFRNIEVLVLVGCMDENDPAYRSYFVKDDPEACEG
- a CDS encoding gluconate 2-dehydrogenase subunit 3 family protein; translated protein: MSNPKTNHDKATTPSRVTRNASRLTRREALRAVSLALGGTLVGGSSLLASVAGYADGEEPAIAKGKPFTAAETALLDEVAETILPRTDTPGAKDANVGAFIAFMVADAYSPTDRALFRNGMLALQQASQADYGSDFEALDAADRTALLNRFDKEQQQHGWNKGKDAPHHWFRMMKELTLLGFFTSEVGMTQALRYVEAPGRYDPCAPYEQGDPAWADHA
- the galE gene encoding UDP-glucose 4-epimerase GalE — its product is MKILVIGGAGYVGSHAVRHLVGAGHDVLVYDNFCYGHRGAVRGVPVVEGDILDQPLLEQTLREHGIEAVMHFAAFTYVGESVTDPAAYYRNNIVGTLSILDAMRAVGVDRIVFSSTCATYGEPGVVPITESEPQTPINPYGFTKLAIERALDDYAHAYGLRFAALRYFNASGAAAEGDIGEDHQPETHLIPIALQVALGQREHLSIFGTDYPTPDGTCIRDYIHVTDLAEAHLAALEKLADEPVLKLNLGTGVGVSVKGIIDACRQVTGHALPVIEVERREGDPPELVADPSTAESILGWRAKHLDIAETIASAWCWHRANPKGYGS
- a CDS encoding beta-propeller domain-containing protein, translating into MRATSLAALTAALSCGLVTPAHASGAPPPSNGLAGPADAVFRQGMWWNPERAGNGWDINRVGDRVFVVWYTYDEAGNPTWYTSTGELDGERFQGELLSHSWVNNAAGPYTVAGSLDITFPSAQVANVNWQLGEHSGERVLQPFIFATEPVMSDYSGIWYDTAEAGYGLTVQTQGDTTFTVLYHYDAEGRPTWTTGTDPASGDSAADNIVLSNSTGQCAWCENRPHESTTVGTAALQFETESNMRVSLQFDGGDWNRQDVGHIMLSDPPSGRPHPAAMAPLASSEALRFYFSSSYRETQGYSLPIICAGPIVSPGPPPEAGFDGGPLSETNVQEQGVDEADVVKATWERLYSIDQPGRAALETVTDGEEEHDLFIQTISRYRTSPELGDPVLDGQYKVTYPPRRYPIHSLRGEGLYHHVDADDQSRLVYVGSQVEGHCYGYAHGKARIVAWDTGDDADADAAHALDIDGEIITTRVIGDTLYAMIRYRPDFHDIARRVLPPEDIKDDYTEEEFETVIEALTGDDLLPRAKYADGSTRPLLAAADILVPPVPATRLDSQLTVFSAFDLRDLDAPPVSMAIMGHMGGLYASTSAAWLAGTRWVYGVGTDGHLFRTGEQDTELHRFAITDKGFSYSGSGSIEGHLGSDPGKLSFRLSEHNGVLRVLSQSGWGDSGRWGEFGEHRLSIVDTQAGDDLLLATRAVLPNEQRPARIGKPGEQVYSVRYFGDRGYAVTYRMIDPLYALDLSDPDDPYILGDLEIPGYSDYLHPVSAELLLGVGMNASVHVDSYGNEQALIQGVQVGLFDVSDTGAPALLDQEEIGYRGSSTPVSEAHHAFTWLPADNDTDRAARFVLPVAIHGPEDGQLDDDPWHRYPWLGTGALMYEIAGGQGVPWLRRVGTATLADAGSTPEDHAYLYTNFSADSARSVIQGDRLLFYFRGGVFTSPWGGSEFTPAEGCVLCTPWSIEGN